A genome region from Cucumis sativus cultivar 9930 chromosome 4, Cucumber_9930_V3, whole genome shotgun sequence includes the following:
- the LOC101211182 gene encoding pentatricopeptide repeat-containing protein At2g03880, mitochondrial isoform X1 translates to MFNIYFQTSNFFTKCNFHFKHPLFIRCIHGIAHYSSNLDSNQLLSELSKNGRVDEARKLFDQMPYRDKYTWNIMISAYANLGNLVEARKLFNETPIKNSITWSSLVSGYCKNGCEVEGLRQFSQMWSDGQKPSQYTLGSVLRACSTLSLLHTGKMIHCYAIKIQLEANIFVATGLVDMYSKCKCLLEAEYLFFSLPDRKNYVQWTAMLTGYAQNGESLKAIQCFKEMRNQGMESNHFTFPSILTACTSISAYAFGRQVHGCIIWSGFGPNVYVQSALVDMYAKCGDLASARMILDTMEIDDVVCWNSMIVGCVTHGYMEEALVLFHKMHNRDIRIDDFTYPSVLKSLASCKNLKIGESVHSLTIKTGFDACKTVSNALVDMYAKQGNLSCALDVFNKILDKDVISWTSLVTGYVHNGFHEKALQLFCDMRTARVDLDQFVVACVFSACAELTVIEFGRQVHANFIKSSAGSLLSAENSLITMYAKCGCLEDAIRVFDSMETRNVISWTAIIVGYAQNGRGKDSLHFYEQMIIDGIKPDGVTFIGLLFACSHAGLVETGQSYFESMEKVYGIKPASDHYACMIDLLGRAGKINEAEHLLNRMDVEPDATIWKSLLSACRVHGNLELGERAGKNLIKLEPSNSLPYVLLSNMFSVAGRWEDAAHIRRAMKTMGINKEPGYSWIEMKSQVHTFISEDRSHPLAAEIYSKIDEMMILIKEAGHVPDMNFALRDMDEEAKERSLAYHSEKLAVAFGLLTVAKGAPIRIFKNLRVCGDCHSAMKYISSIFKRHIILRDLNCFHHFIEGKCSCGDFW, encoded by the coding sequence atgttcaatatatattttcaaacttcaaacttcTTCACCAAGTGCAACTTTCACTTCAAGCACCCCCTTTTTATTCGTTGCATCCATGGCATTGCGCATTATTCATCCAATCTCGACTCCAATCAGCTTCTTAGTGAGTTATCTAAAAATGGTCGAGTTGATGAAGCTCGTAAGTTGTTTGATCAAATGCCTTATCGGGACAAGTACACATGGAACATTATGATTTCTGCTTATGCCAATTTAGGAAATTTAGTTGAAGCTCGGAAGCTCTTTAATGAAACTCCAATTAAAAATTCTATCACTTGGTCTTCCCTGGTATCCGGATATTGCAAAAATGGGTGTGAAGTTGAAGGCTTGAGGCAGTTCAGCCAAATGTGGAGTGATGGGCAGAAGCCAAGTCAATACACGTTGGGCAGTGTTCTAAGAGCATGTTCAACTTTGAGTTTGCTCCATACTGGCAAAATGATTCATTGCTATGCAATAAAGATCCAATTAGAAGCGAATATATTTGTTGCAACTGGTCTTGTTGACATGTATTCCAAGTGTAAGTGTCTTCTGGAGGCTGAATACCTCTTCTTTTCACTGCCTGATAGGAAGAACTATGTTCAATGGACTGCTATGCTCACTGGATATGCTCAAAATGGCGAGAGTTTGAAGGCAATTCAGTGTTTTAAGGAGATGAGAAATCAGGGAATGGAGTCTAACCATTTCACATTTCCCAGCATATTGACAGCATGTACATCAATTTCAGCTTATGCTTTTGGTCGTCAAGTACATGGATGTATTATTTGGAGTGGCTTTGGTCCTAACGTATATGTTCAAAGTGCATTAGTTGATATGTATGCCAAATGTGGAGACTTAGCTAGTGCGAGAATGATATTGGATACCATGGAAATTGATGATGTTGTGTGTTGGAACTCGATGATTGTTGGGTGTGTTACACATGGATATATGGAGGAAGCTCTAGTTTTGTTCCATAAGATGCATAATCGGGATATAAGAATTGATGATTTCACATATCCGTCTGTTTTGAAATCTCTGGCTTCTTGTAAGAACCTGAAAATTGGAGAATCAGTTCATTCTCTGACTATTAAAACTGGTTTTGATGCTTGCAAAACGGTGAGCAATGCACTTGTTGACATGTATGCTAAACAAGGAAACTTGAGTTGTGCATTAGACGTTTTCAATAAGATATTAGATAAAGATGTAATATCGTGGACCTCCTTGGTCACGGGATATGTTCACAATGGCTTCCACGAAAAGGCTCTGCAGTTATTTTGTGACATGAGAACAGCAAGGGTTGATCTTGACCAATTTGTAGTTGCCTGTGTTTTTAGTGCATGTGCTGAACTAACAGTTATAGAGTTTGGTCGACAGGTTCATGCAAACTTTATCAAATCTAGTGCTGGTTCATTGTTGTCTGCGGAAAACTCTCTCATAACAATGTACGCCAAATGTGGATGCTTAGAAGATGCAATTAGAGTCTTTGACTCAATGGAAACTCGAAATGTCATATCATGGACTGCCATAATAGTTGGTTATGCACAGAATGGGAGAGGGAAGGactctcttcatttttatgaACAAATGATAATTGATGGCATAAAGCCAGACGGTGTTACTTTTATTGGTTTGTTATTTGCTTGCAGCCATGCAGGTCTTGTGGAAACTGGTCAATCTTACTTTGAATCAATGGAAAAAGTTTATGGAATAAAGCCAGCTTCTGATCATTATGCTTGCATGATTGATCTACTGGGACGTGCAGGAAAAATCAATGAGGCAGAGCATTTATTGAACCGAATGGACGTTGAACCCGATGCAACCATATGGAAGTCATTACTTTCTGCATGTAGGGTTCATGGCAATTTAGAACTTGGAGAAAGGGCTGGAAAAAATCTCATTAAATTGGAACCTTCAAATTCTTTGCCTTACGTTTTATTGTCCAATATGTTTTCTGTTGCTGGTAGATGGGAAGATGCAGCCCATATTCGTAGAGCAATGAAGACAATGGGTATTAACAAGGAGCCCGGATATAGTTGGATTGAAATGAAGAGCCAAGTGCATACATTTATATCTGAAGATAGAAGCCATCCTTTGGCGGCTGAAATATATTCAAAGATTGATGAAATGATGATATTAATAAAGGAAGCTGGACATGTTCCAGATATGAACTTTGCATTACGTGACATGGATGAAGAGGCTAAAGAACGTAGTCTAGCATATCATAGTGAGAAGTTGGCAGTTGCATTTGGTCTTCTCACAGTTGCGAAAGGAGCACCAATTCGGATTTTCAAGAATCTGAGAGTATGTGGGGACTGCCACTCAGcaatgaaatatatatctaGCATTTTTAAGCGGcatattattttgagagatTTAAATTGTTTCCATCACTTTATAGAGGGGAAATGTTCTTGTGGAGACTTCTGGTAG
- the LOC101211182 gene encoding putative pentatricopeptide repeat-containing protein At3g15130 isoform X2, translating into MFNIYFQTSNFFTKCNFHFKHPLFIRCIHGIAHYSSNLDSNQLLSELSKNGRVDEARKLFDQMPYRDKYTWNIMISAYANLGNLVEARKLFNETPIKNSITWSSLVSGYCKNGCEVEGLRQFSQMWSDGQKPSQYTLGSVLRACSTLSLLHTGKMIHCYAIKIQLEANIFVATGLVDMYSKCKCLLEAEYLFFSLPDRKNYVQWTAMLTGYAQNGESLKAIQCFKEMRNQGMESNHFTFPSILTACTSISAYAFGRQVHGCIIWSGFGPNVYVQSALVDMYAKCGDLASARMILDTMEIDDVVCWNSMIVGCVTHGYMEEALVLFHKMHNRDIRIDDFTYPSVLKSLASCKNLKIGESVHSLTIKTGFDACKTVSNALVDMYAKQGNLSCALDVFNKILDKDVISWTSLVTGYVHNGFHEKALQLFCDMRTARVDLDQFVVACVFSACAELTVIEFGRQVHANFIKSSAGSLLSAENSLITMYAKCGCLEDAIRVFDSMETRNVISWTAIIVGYAQNGRGKDSLHFYEQMIIDGIKPDGVTFIGLLFACSHAGLVETGQSYFESMEKVYGIKPASDHYACMIDLLGRAGKINEAEHLLNRMDVEPDATIWKSLLSACRVHGNLELGERAGKNLIKLEPSNSLPYVLLSNMFSVAGRWEDAAHIRRAMKTMGINKEPGYSWIEMKSQVHTFISEDRSHPLAAEIYSKIDEMMILIKEAGHVPDMNFALRDMDEEAKERSLAYHSEKLAVAFGLLTVAKGAPIRIFKNLRC; encoded by the exons atgttcaatatatattttcaaacttcaaacttcTTCACCAAGTGCAACTTTCACTTCAAGCACCCCCTTTTTATTCGTTGCATCCATGGCATTGCGCATTATTCATCCAATCTCGACTCCAATCAGCTTCTTAGTGAGTTATCTAAAAATGGTCGAGTTGATGAAGCTCGTAAGTTGTTTGATCAAATGCCTTATCGGGACAAGTACACATGGAACATTATGATTTCTGCTTATGCCAATTTAGGAAATTTAGTTGAAGCTCGGAAGCTCTTTAATGAAACTCCAATTAAAAATTCTATCACTTGGTCTTCCCTGGTATCCGGATATTGCAAAAATGGGTGTGAAGTTGAAGGCTTGAGGCAGTTCAGCCAAATGTGGAGTGATGGGCAGAAGCCAAGTCAATACACGTTGGGCAGTGTTCTAAGAGCATGTTCAACTTTGAGTTTGCTCCATACTGGCAAAATGATTCATTGCTATGCAATAAAGATCCAATTAGAAGCGAATATATTTGTTGCAACTGGTCTTGTTGACATGTATTCCAAGTGTAAGTGTCTTCTGGAGGCTGAATACCTCTTCTTTTCACTGCCTGATAGGAAGAACTATGTTCAATGGACTGCTATGCTCACTGGATATGCTCAAAATGGCGAGAGTTTGAAGGCAATTCAGTGTTTTAAGGAGATGAGAAATCAGGGAATGGAGTCTAACCATTTCACATTTCCCAGCATATTGACAGCATGTACATCAATTTCAGCTTATGCTTTTGGTCGTCAAGTACATGGATGTATTATTTGGAGTGGCTTTGGTCCTAACGTATATGTTCAAAGTGCATTAGTTGATATGTATGCCAAATGTGGAGACTTAGCTAGTGCGAGAATGATATTGGATACCATGGAAATTGATGATGTTGTGTGTTGGAACTCGATGATTGTTGGGTGTGTTACACATGGATATATGGAGGAAGCTCTAGTTTTGTTCCATAAGATGCATAATCGGGATATAAGAATTGATGATTTCACATATCCGTCTGTTTTGAAATCTCTGGCTTCTTGTAAGAACCTGAAAATTGGAGAATCAGTTCATTCTCTGACTATTAAAACTGGTTTTGATGCTTGCAAAACGGTGAGCAATGCACTTGTTGACATGTATGCTAAACAAGGAAACTTGAGTTGTGCATTAGACGTTTTCAATAAGATATTAGATAAAGATGTAATATCGTGGACCTCCTTGGTCACGGGATATGTTCACAATGGCTTCCACGAAAAGGCTCTGCAGTTATTTTGTGACATGAGAACAGCAAGGGTTGATCTTGACCAATTTGTAGTTGCCTGTGTTTTTAGTGCATGTGCTGAACTAACAGTTATAGAGTTTGGTCGACAGGTTCATGCAAACTTTATCAAATCTAGTGCTGGTTCATTGTTGTCTGCGGAAAACTCTCTCATAACAATGTACGCCAAATGTGGATGCTTAGAAGATGCAATTAGAGTCTTTGACTCAATGGAAACTCGAAATGTCATATCATGGACTGCCATAATAGTTGGTTATGCACAGAATGGGAGAGGGAAGGactctcttcatttttatgaACAAATGATAATTGATGGCATAAAGCCAGACGGTGTTACTTTTATTGGTTTGTTATTTGCTTGCAGCCATGCAGGTCTTGTGGAAACTGGTCAATCTTACTTTGAATCAATGGAAAAAGTTTATGGAATAAAGCCAGCTTCTGATCATTATGCTTGCATGATTGATCTACTGGGACGTGCAGGAAAAATCAATGAGGCAGAGCATTTATTGAACCGAATGGACGTTGAACCCGATGCAACCATATGGAAGTCATTACTTTCTGCATGTAGGGTTCATGGCAATTTAGAACTTGGAGAAAGGGCTGGAAAAAATCTCATTAAATTGGAACCTTCAAATTCTTTGCCTTACGTTTTATTGTCCAATATGTTTTCTGTTGCTGGTAGATGGGAAGATGCAGCCCATATTCGTAGAGCAATGAAGACAATGGGTATTAACAAGGAGCCCGGATATAGTTGGATTGAAATGAAGAGCCAAGTGCATACATTTATATCTGAAGATAGAAGCCATCCTTTGGCGGCTGAAATATATTCAAAGATTGATGAAATGATGATATTAATAAAGGAAGCTGGACATGTTCCAGATATGAACTTTGCATTACGTGACATGGATGAAGAGGCTAAAGAACGTAGTCTAGCATATCATAGTGAGAAGTTGGCAGTTGCATTTGGTCTTCTCACAGTTGCGAAAGGAGCACCAATTCGGATTTTCAAGAATCTGAGA TGTTGA